A single region of the Plasmodium malariae genome assembly, chromosome: 7 genome encodes:
- the PmUG01_07042300 gene encoding peptidyl-prolyl cis-trans isomerase, putative has protein sequence MGKHKHSKDKLYILQSEYRRDALIKKQLKAKSVTYLPFNYCCLSLKPFSDPYCDEDGRLYDKKSVLEEMSRAEEKDKKKCTVDIKNLIKANFYKHNNQYICPITRKYFNQHTKIILNKKTGNVYSSEIYKLFQNKNEMFDPISHDSMNKSDFIVLQDPLNKRNDIFELNKNFVQKKKKKTQSIQENGTIMNILQEVNSGKVKSQKVQNEETQSKEALIEGTQSKNFKGKQSEGEGKQTYTRSRTHHKDEIKNEMQLGEKGKYFYSSHTDNNNSEEESSENEIKIKCVNYSDNKLAQSVTSTISDVTYKNSFIYLSESQVYDLIYDQVKTNKKNSYVRLITDIGMINVELYASLYPKLCHNFLFLCEYKYYNRTDIFKKDKKDVIVYFGSSKNNYHSAMSGFYWRKKLKKKKLRKKINDENVIHTFKELIMNINSDNDSDRAIKYVKHQESRHTEAKSCYGNIYFFKYYNQKYSNMFYICLSEEYVTSDVCFGRVVGGNETLGKLKNLDPTISGSVQYTLNEAIIYTNPFKDAVKEMKEKIKKKEEKNDAKENTESFIDDVNFVENKNDSVGKYIKWTDFKKSNQSTNNELNKTKEHVLQKEMFSKSKQSKMDFSCW, from the exons ATGGGAAAACATAAACACAGCAAAGataagttatatattttacagtCAGAATATAGAAGGGATGCCTTAATAAAGAAGCAGCTGAAAGCGAAAAGTGTAACGTATTTGCCCTTTAATTATTG CTGCCTAAGCTTAAAACCATTCAGCGATCCATATTGTGACGAAGATGGACGGTTGTACGACAAAAAAAGTGTTTTAGAGGAAATGAGCAGAGCGGAAGaaaaggacaaaaaaaaatgcacagttgatataaaaaatttaattaaagcAAATTTTTACAAACATAACAATCAATATATATGCCCTATaacaagaaaatattttaatcaacacacaaaaattattttaaataagaaaactggaaatgtatattcatcagaaatatataaactattccaaaataaaaatgaaatgtttGACCCAATTTCTCATGACAGTATGAACAAGTCAGATTTCATTGTGTTGCAAGACCCATTGAACAAAAGAAATGACATATTTGagctaaataaaaattttgttcagaaaaaaaaaaaaaaaacacaatCCATTCAGGAAAATGGTACAATTATGAATATACTGCAAGAGGTGAACAGTGGAAAAGTGAAAAGCCAAAAAGTGCAAAATGAAGAGACGCAAAGTAAAGAAGCGCTAATAGAAGGAACACAAAGCAAAAACTTTAAAGGAAAACAGAGTGAAGGGGAAGGGAAACAAACATACACAAGAAGTAGAACTCACCATAAAGATGAGATCAAGAATGAAATGCAGTTAggggaaaaaggaaaatactTTTACTCATCACATacagataataataatagtgagGAAGAAAGTAGtgaaaacgaaataaaaataaaatgtgtaAATTATAGTGATAACAAATTAGCACAAAGTGTAACTTCAACTATATCTGatgtaacatataaaaacagttttatttatttatcagAAAGTCAAGTGTAtgatttaatatatgatCAAGTTaagacaaataaaaaaaatagctatGTAAGATTAATAACAGATATAGGTATGATTAATGTGGAATTATATGCCTCTTTATATCCCAAGTTAtgtcataattttttatttttatgtgaatataaatattataatagaacagatatttttaaaaaggacaaaaaagacgttattgtatattttggttcaagtaaaaataattaccaTTCAGCAATGTCTGGATTTTATTggaggaaaaaattaaaaaagaaaaaattaagaaagaagataaatgatgaaaatgttATTCATACATTTAAAGAATtgataatgaatataaacaGTGATAACGATAGTGATAGAGCcattaaatatgttaaacACCAAGAGAGTAGACATACCGAAGCAAAAAGTTGTTAtgggaatatatatttctttaagtATTACAATCAGAAGTATTCAAACATGTTTTACATTTGCCTGTCCGAAGAGTATGTAACGAGTGATGTGTGCTTTGGACGTG TTGTAGGAGGAAATGAGACGttaggaaaattaaaaaatttggacCCCACTATAAGTGGCAGT gtGCAATACACCCTAAACGAAGCTATTATATACACAAACCCATTTAAAGATGCTGTAAAGGAgatgaaggaaaaaataaaaaaaaaagaagagaagaaTGATGCGAAGGAAAATACAGAAAGTTTCATAGATGACGTAAACTTTGTAGAGAATAAAAATGACAGTgtaggaaaatatataaaatggacGGACTTTAAAAAGAGCAATCAATCTACGAACAATGAGCTAAACAAAACCAAAGAACATGTTTTACAAAAAGAAATGTTTTCAAAATCGAAGCAAAGTAAAATGGACTTTTCATgttggtaa
- the PmUG01_07042400 gene encoding conserved Plasmodium protein, unknown function — MLTSHDLNTYDISSSSYNGIYIGNIFSEIQDEINNTCIIESAQRSNCLEYNNEKVNGNNNNSGNSSSKNNSHNNSNNCSNCCSNSFGNSNNINADINVGKILIGSNYIGSTHFGSNNISSTHFGSNNIRSRGKISIEEYVNFINDKKNEYKKKKKEYVIEYINQRKIKKMHYEDMELLFKKFTHFLDLQEKCLLCNNYLSLSYLYLNRYLKKEKVGNKDQKENYNNKGFINKWVKKNSSLIFCECLENIDYSKQYISDKKDDCYIDMIHLFRKNTSFSFNTKKSVILKEFMKNVKFKEFFKYNSFNENYYNNTFPIKNNYNIDTKYINVCRYIEKPTLTIEHVKALNSHTENFIPIFKIHNVNTLVTTVEKKLLIECLKVVKKIFFYDKIDKLTVIIFCYLSNLYNTVMRLNAERILCCYSQKHFEFFLYYIFQKNTYAARRVKMVALKIYKNGDDQDDEKEHVDF, encoded by the exons ATGTTAACGTCGCATGATTTAAACACTTATGATATATCATCAAGCAGTTACAACGGCATATACATTGGAAACATATTCAGTGAAATTCaagatgaaataaataatacctGTATTATTGAAAGCGCACAGAGGTCAAATTGCTTAGagtataataatgaaaaggtaaacggtaataataacaatagcgGTAACAGTAGCAGCAAGAACAACAGTCATAACAACAGTAACAATTGTAGTAATTGTTGTAGTAACAGTTTtggtaatagtaataacattaATGCAGACATTAATGTAGGTAAAATTCTTATTGGTAGTAATTATATAGGTAGTACTCATTTtggtagtaataatataagcaGTACACATTTtggtagtaataatatacgTAGTAGGGGAAAAATAAGTATAGAAGaatatgttaattttataaatgataaaaagaatgaatacaagaagaagaaaaaggagTACGTTATTGAGTATATTAatcaaagaaaaataaaaaaaatgcattatgAAGACAtggaattattatttaaaaaatttacccACTTCTTGGATTTACAggaaaaatgtttattatgtaataattatttaagcCTATCATATTTGTACCTTAACAGATACTTGAAGAAGGAAAAGGTGGGAAATAAAGATCAAAAGgagaattataataataagggctttataaataaatgggtgaaaaaaaatagtagcttaattttttgtgaaTGTTTAGAAAATATTGATTATTCAAAGCAGTATATAAGTGATAAAAAAGATGACTGTTACATTGATATGATTCatctttttagaaaaaatacatccttttcttttaatacaaaaaaaagtgtaattttaaaagaatttatgAAGAATGTAAAGtttaaagaattttttaaatataactcttttaatgaaaattactataataatacatttcctattaaaaataattataatatagacacaaaatatataaatgtatgtaggTATATTGAAAAGCCCACATTAACTATTGAGCATGTAAAAGCGTTAAATAGTCACACGGAAAATTTTATACCCATTTTT AAAATTCACAACGTTAACACCCTTGTAACGACGGTTGAAAAGAAACTTTTAATTGAGTGTTTGAAGGTTGTTAagaagatttttttttatgacaAAATTGACAAATTGAcagtaattattttttgttatttaagtAATTTATACAACACTGTTATGAGGTTAAATGCGGAACGTATATTGTGTTGCTATTCGCAAAAACATTTCGAGTTTTTCCTATAC TATATCTTTCAAAAGAACACATACGCAGCTAGGAGAGTTAAAATGGTAGCTttgaaaatttacaaaaacgGTGATGATCAGGATGACGAAAAGGAACATGTGGATTTTTAA